Proteins encoded by one window of Serratia nevei:
- a CDS encoding polymorphic toxin type 44 domain-containing protein, which translates to MAVIPLLPPGGFTVLARNLREARRQGQPRNMALPGTYYWFYHQVKNRGPWDYKQQNRALANFGNFNYGATGTAAGIPADILLMGAGFAQSRAGTSRPEWSHWYQRPPYGDDPQDQYWIKQGIDYANRHGY; encoded by the coding sequence ATGGCCGTGATTCCATTACTGCCGCCAGGCGGCTTTACTGTTCTTGCCAGAAACTTGCGTGAGGCGCGCAGGCAGGGACAACCACGCAACATGGCGTTGCCTGGTACTTACTATTGGTTCTACCATCAGGTAAAAAATCGGGGCCCTTGGGATTACAAGCAGCAAAACCGCGCATTGGCTAACTTTGGTAATTTCAATTATGGTGCAACCGGTACCGCGGCTGGAATTCCCGCAGATATTTTGTTGATGGGCGCTGGATTTGCTCAGTCACGGGCAGGAACATCGCGGCCAGAATGGAGTCATTGGTATCAACGCCCGCCGTATGGTGATGACCCTCAGGATCAATATTGGATCAAGCAAGGAATTGATTATGCAAATCGGCATGGTTACTAA
- a CDS encoding transketolase, producing the protein MNYTTSETEIEELYTLARAIRLETLKALTGLGFGHYGGCMSVVETLAVLYGSVMRIDPADPDWPERDDFVLSKGHAGPALYSTLAIKGYFPLAELKTLNQNGTRLPSHPDRLRTRGVDATTGSLGQGVSIAAGMALSHRLAGRRNRVFSILGDGELNEGQCWEAFQFIAHHNLNNLTLFIDYNKQQLDGALDEVIQPFDLAAKFRAFGFEVQTIKGDDIAALLAAVAPARGGEQRPLAIVLDSIKGQGVAYLENLSNSHHLRLTPDVQQEIEKAIAELEAAHV; encoded by the coding sequence ATGAACTACACAACGAGCGAAACGGAAATTGAAGAGCTGTATACCCTGGCGCGGGCGATCCGCCTAGAAACGCTGAAAGCGCTGACCGGGCTGGGCTTCGGCCACTACGGCGGCTGTATGTCGGTGGTGGAGACGCTGGCGGTGTTGTACGGCAGCGTGATGCGCATCGATCCGGCGGATCCGGACTGGCCGGAGCGCGATGACTTCGTGCTGTCGAAAGGGCACGCCGGCCCGGCGCTGTACAGCACGCTGGCGATCAAGGGCTACTTCCCGCTGGCGGAGCTGAAGACCCTCAACCAGAACGGCACGCGTCTGCCGAGCCACCCGGACCGGCTGCGCACGCGCGGCGTGGACGCCACCACCGGCTCGCTGGGGCAGGGCGTGTCGATCGCCGCCGGCATGGCGTTGTCCCATCGGCTGGCGGGGCGCCGCAATCGGGTGTTCAGCATCCTCGGTGACGGGGAACTGAACGAAGGGCAGTGTTGGGAGGCGTTCCAGTTTATCGCCCACCACAATCTGAACAACCTGACGCTGTTCATCGATTACAACAAGCAACAGCTGGACGGCGCGCTGGACGAGGTGATCCAACCGTTCGATCTGGCCGCCAAGTTCCGTGCCTTCGGCTTTGAGGTGCAGACCATCAAGGGCGATGACATCGCGGCGCTGCTGGCGGCGGTGGCGCCGGCGCGCGGCGGCGAACAGCGGCCGCTGGCGATCGTGCTCGACAGCATCAAAGGGCAGGGCGTGGCCTATCTGGAAAACCTGTCGAACTCTCACCACCTGCGCCTGACGCCGGACGTGCAGCAGGAAATCGAAAAAGCCATCGCCGAACTGGAGGCCGCCCATGTTTAA
- a CDS encoding PTS ascorbate transporter subunit IIC produces the protein MFIQETLKFVVDILKVPSVLVGLIALIGLLAQKKSFSDVVKGTVKTILGFIVLGGGATVLVGSLNPLGGMFEHAFNIQGIIPNNEAIVSIALEKYGASTALIMAFGMVANIVVARFTRLKYIFLTGHHTFYMACMIGIILTVAGFEGVQLVFTGALTLGLVMAFFPAIAQRYMRRITGNDDIAFGHFGTLGYVLSGWIGSKVGKNSRSTEEMNLPKNLSFLRDSSISISMTMIVIYLILAICAGRAYVESELSGGQNYLVYSIIQAITFAAGVFIILQGVRLILAEIVPAFTGFSEKLVPNARPALDCPVVYPYAPNAVLIGFLFSFLGGLAGLFLLGQLKMVLILPGVVPHFFTGATAGVFGNATGGRRGAMLGAFANGLLITFLPVLLLPVLGALGFANTTFSDADFGAIGILLGNMARFMSKEMIMLAIVAVFALLVAHNFLGKRKGAPATDRVEK, from the coding sequence ATGTTTATCCAGGAAACGCTTAAGTTTGTGGTGGATATATTAAAGGTGCCTTCGGTATTGGTCGGGCTTATTGCGCTGATCGGTTTGCTGGCGCAAAAGAAATCGTTTTCCGACGTGGTAAAAGGCACGGTAAAAACCATTCTCGGCTTTATCGTTTTGGGCGGCGGCGCCACGGTATTGGTCGGATCGCTCAATCCGCTGGGCGGCATGTTCGAACACGCGTTCAATATTCAGGGCATCATTCCGAATAACGAAGCCATTGTCTCCATCGCGCTGGAGAAATACGGCGCCTCCACCGCGCTGATCATGGCGTTCGGCATGGTGGCGAATATCGTGGTGGCGCGCTTCACCCGGCTGAAATACATCTTCCTGACCGGCCACCACACCTTCTACATGGCCTGCATGATCGGCATCATCCTAACGGTGGCGGGCTTCGAGGGCGTGCAGCTGGTGTTTACCGGCGCGCTGACCCTGGGGCTGGTGATGGCGTTCTTCCCTGCGATCGCCCAGCGCTATATGCGCCGCATCACCGGCAATGACGATATCGCCTTCGGCCACTTCGGCACCCTGGGCTACGTGCTGTCCGGCTGGATCGGCTCGAAGGTGGGTAAAAACTCGCGCTCGACCGAGGAGATGAACCTGCCGAAAAACCTCAGCTTCCTGCGCGACAGCTCCATTTCGATCTCGATGACCATGATCGTCATCTACCTGATCCTGGCGATCTGCGCCGGGCGGGCCTATGTGGAAAGCGAGCTCAGCGGCGGCCAGAACTACCTGGTGTATTCGATCATCCAGGCCATCACCTTCGCCGCCGGGGTGTTCATCATCCTGCAGGGCGTGCGTTTGATTCTGGCGGAAATCGTGCCGGCGTTCACCGGCTTCTCGGAAAAGCTGGTGCCGAATGCGCGGCCGGCGCTGGATTGCCCGGTGGTCTATCCCTATGCCCCCAACGCGGTGCTGATCGGCTTCCTGTTCAGCTTCCTTGGCGGATTGGCCGGGCTGTTCCTGCTGGGGCAGCTGAAGATGGTATTGATCCTGCCCGGCGTGGTGCCGCACTTCTTTACCGGCGCTACCGCCGGGGTGTTCGGCAACGCCACCGGCGGGCGGCGTGGCGCGATGCTGGGCGCCTTCGCCAACGGGCTGCTGATCACCTTCCTGCCGGTATTGCTGCTGCCGGTGCTGGGGGCGCTGGGCTTTGCCAACACCACCTTCTCCGACGCCGACTTCGGCGCGATCGGCATCCTGCTGGGCAATATGGCGCGCTTTATGTCGAAGGAGATGATCATGCTGGCGATCGTCGCCGTGTTCGCGCTGCTGGTGGCGCATAACTTCCTGGGAAAACGCAAAGGCGCGCCGGCCACTGACCGCGTCGAGAAATAA
- the yfcG gene encoding GSH-dependent disulfide bond oxidoreductase has protein sequence MIDLYYAPTPNGHKITLFLEEVGLPYRIHRVNISAGEQYKPDFLSISPNNKIPAIVDQQPVDGGAPISLFESGEILLYLAEKTGKLLSKGLRERAATLQWLFWQVAGFGPMLGQNHHFNHYAPQPVPYAIERYQLETKRLYGVLEAELQKHPYLGGDNYSIADIATYPWVVSHPRQRIDLADYTAVRNWFERISNRPATERAYKLAEQG, from the coding sequence ATGATTGACCTGTATTACGCGCCTACTCCCAATGGTCACAAGATCACCTTGTTTTTGGAAGAGGTCGGCTTACCCTACCGTATCCATCGCGTAAACATCAGCGCCGGCGAGCAGTACAAACCGGACTTTCTGAGCATTTCTCCCAACAACAAAATCCCGGCGATCGTCGATCAGCAACCGGTGGACGGCGGCGCGCCAATCAGCCTGTTCGAGTCCGGGGAAATCCTGCTGTATCTGGCGGAGAAAACCGGCAAGCTGTTGAGCAAGGGCCTGCGCGAACGCGCCGCCACCCTGCAGTGGCTGTTCTGGCAGGTGGCCGGTTTCGGGCCGATGCTCGGGCAGAATCACCACTTCAACCACTACGCGCCGCAGCCGGTGCCTTACGCCATCGAGCGCTATCAGCTGGAGACCAAGCGGCTGTATGGCGTGCTGGAAGCCGAACTGCAAAAACACCCGTACCTGGGCGGCGACAACTACAGCATCGCCGATATCGCCACCTACCCGTGGGTGGTGTCGCATCCGCGCCAGCGCATCGATCTGGCGGATTACACGGCGGTGCGCAACTGGTTCGAGCGCATCAGCAACCGCCCGGCGACCGAGCGCGCCTATAAGCTGGCTGAACAGGGCTAA
- a CDS encoding transketolase family protein, whose amino-acid sequence MFNVVTQLENDAVEMRKVYAGAVRRQIEAGAPIIALEADLMSSMAMDGVHKDHPQHVINCGIMEANVIGVAAGLSLTGRVPFVHTFTAFASRRCFDQLFMSLDYQRNNVKVIASDAGVSACHNGGTHMSFEDMGIVRGLAHSVVLEVTDATMFADILRQLMDLRGFYWVRTIRKQATRIYQEGSCFTIGKGNLLRDGDDITLIANGIMVAEALKAAQMLAQQGVSAAVIDMFTLKPIDRELIKTYAAKTGRIVTCENHSIHNGLGSAVAEVLAEECPTPMRRVGVKERYGQVGTQAFLQQEYGLTAEHILEAVGQLLQKQFSSQ is encoded by the coding sequence ATGTTTAACGTAGTGACGCAGTTGGAAAACGACGCCGTCGAAATGCGCAAAGTCTACGCCGGCGCGGTGCGTCGGCAGATTGAGGCGGGCGCGCCGATCATCGCGCTGGAGGCGGATCTGATGAGCTCGATGGCGATGGACGGCGTGCACAAGGATCACCCGCAGCACGTGATCAACTGCGGCATCATGGAGGCCAACGTGATCGGCGTCGCCGCCGGGCTGTCGCTCACCGGCCGGGTGCCGTTCGTGCATACCTTTACCGCCTTCGCCAGCCGCCGCTGTTTCGATCAGCTGTTCATGTCGCTGGATTATCAGCGCAACAACGTCAAGGTAATCGCCTCCGACGCCGGGGTGAGCGCCTGCCACAACGGCGGCACCCACATGTCGTTCGAGGATATGGGCATCGTGCGCGGGCTGGCGCATTCGGTGGTGCTGGAGGTGACCGACGCCACCATGTTCGCCGATATTCTGCGCCAGCTGATGGATCTGCGCGGCTTCTACTGGGTGCGCACCATTCGCAAGCAGGCGACGCGCATCTACCAGGAGGGCTCGTGCTTTACCATCGGCAAGGGCAACCTGCTGCGCGACGGCGACGACATTACGCTGATCGCCAACGGCATCATGGTGGCAGAGGCGCTGAAGGCGGCGCAGATGCTGGCGCAGCAGGGCGTCAGCGCGGCGGTGATCGATATGTTTACCCTCAAGCCTATCGACCGTGAACTGATCAAAACCTACGCGGCCAAGACCGGGCGCATCGTCACCTGTGAAAACCACAGCATTCATAATGGGCTGGGATCGGCGGTGGCGGAGGTGCTGGCGGAAGAGTGCCCGACGCCAATGCGGCGCGTGGGGGTGAAGGAGCGTTACGGCCAGGTGGGCACCCAGGCATTTCTACAGCAGGAGTATGGTCTGACCGCCGAGCATATTCTGGAGGCTGTTGGGCAGCTGCTGCAAAAACAGTTCTCGAGTCAATAA
- a CDS encoding putative T6SS immunity periplasmic lipoprotein, with product MMITTRGSFRRLTLGEITLSRSFYTLIMMMLLSGCILEKQRFYAADITLRGNDLCFSLPQTYPTQSGRVSLVSIAIEQRLDSQTHELWRRSTLPLNPVEMITPGQCIPYSFKAFESNALYTVAISTVDPQDADSKRFWQRSFSLKISDGKILQVIASAEQ from the coding sequence ATGATGATAACAACAAGAGGCTCGTTCAGAAGGCTGACGCTAGGCGAGATCACGCTATCCCGCTCTTTCTATACCCTCATCATGATGATGTTGCTCAGTGGCTGTATCCTTGAAAAGCAACGTTTTTACGCTGCGGATATTACGCTGCGGGGAAATGATCTCTGTTTCTCTTTACCACAAACCTACCCAACACAGAGTGGCAGGGTCAGTCTGGTCAGTATCGCTATTGAACAACGGTTGGATAGCCAAACGCATGAACTCTGGCGCAGGAGCACTCTACCACTGAATCCCGTTGAGATGATTACGCCCGGCCAATGTATCCCATACTCGTTCAAGGCATTTGAGAGCAATGCGCTATACACCGTGGCAATCAGTACCGTGGATCCTCAGGATGCAGATTCCAAACGTTTCTGGCAGCGCAGTTTCTCGCTGAAAATCAGCGACGGCAAGATTTTGCAGGTTATTGCCAGCGCGGAGCAATAA
- a CDS encoding PTS sugar transporter subunit IIB, which produces MKIMAICGSGLGSSFMVEMNIKKVLKKMGVEAEVEHSDLSSATPGAADVFVMAKDIADSASVPAEQLVVISNIIDINELEAKLRAYFEAHSII; this is translated from the coding sequence ATGAAAATCATGGCGATTTGCGGTTCCGGTCTCGGCAGCAGTTTTATGGTGGAAATGAACATTAAAAAGGTGCTGAAAAAGATGGGCGTGGAGGCCGAGGTCGAACACTCCGATCTGTCGTCCGCCACCCCCGGCGCCGCCGACGTGTTCGTGATGGCGAAAGACATCGCCGACAGCGCCAGCGTACCGGCCGAGCAGCTGGTGGTGATCAGCAACATCATCGACATTAATGAGCTGGAAGCCAAGCTGCGCGCTTACTTCGAAGCCCACTCAATCATCTGA
- a CDS encoding TIGR01777 family oxidoreductase — protein sequence MRILITGATGLIGSSLTARLLALSHHITVLTRDERRARARLGDQPSYWQTLDDRQSLDDFDAVINLAGEPIADKRWSAQQKQRLCHSRWDLTERLAKLIKAGSTPPGVLISGSAVGYYGDQGQAVVTEEEPPHDEFTHQLCQRWEALALQAQSDATRVCLLRTGVVLAPQGGALAKMLPPFRFGLGGPIGDGRQYLPWIHLEDMVNAIIYLLDHATLTGPFNMVAPYPVHNEQFAAQLANVLDRPAFLRVPAFVMRLLMGEAAVLVLGGQRAVPKRLEEAGFHFRYLELEQALDDVINQRAEAR from the coding sequence ATGCGGATCCTGATCACCGGCGCAACGGGATTGATAGGCAGCAGCCTGACGGCCAGGCTGCTGGCGCTTTCTCACCACATTACGGTGCTGACGCGGGACGAACGGCGAGCCCGAGCCAGGCTGGGCGACCAGCCGAGCTATTGGCAAACGCTGGACGACCGGCAGTCGCTGGATGACTTCGATGCGGTGATCAATTTGGCCGGCGAACCTATCGCCGACAAGCGCTGGAGCGCACAGCAGAAACAGCGGCTGTGCCATAGCCGCTGGGATCTGACCGAGCGGTTGGCGAAGCTTATCAAGGCCGGCAGCACGCCGCCCGGCGTGCTGATTTCCGGTTCCGCCGTCGGCTACTACGGCGACCAGGGGCAGGCGGTGGTCACCGAAGAGGAGCCGCCGCACGACGAATTCACCCACCAGCTGTGCCAACGCTGGGAAGCGCTGGCGCTGCAGGCGCAGAGCGACGCCACCCGGGTCTGCCTGCTGCGCACCGGCGTGGTGCTGGCGCCACAGGGCGGCGCGCTGGCTAAAATGCTGCCGCCGTTCCGCTTCGGGCTGGGCGGCCCGATCGGCGACGGTCGCCAATACCTGCCGTGGATCCATCTCGAAGACATGGTCAACGCCATTATTTATCTGCTGGATCACGCCACTCTGACCGGCCCGTTCAACATGGTCGCTCCCTACCCGGTGCATAACGAACAGTTCGCCGCCCAATTGGCCAACGTGCTCGATCGCCCGGCGTTTCTGCGGGTGCCGGCGTTCGTCATGCGTTTGTTGATGGGGGAAGCGGCGGTGCTGGTGCTCGGCGGCCAGCGGGCGGTGCCGAAGCGGCTGGAGGAGGCCGGCTTCCACTTCCGCTATCTGGAGCTGGAACAGGCGCTGGATGACGTGATTAATCAGCGGGCCGAAGCCCGCTGA
- a CDS encoding PTS sugar transporter subunit IIA gives MLKEWLTADHIQLCERVEDWRQAVTLSAQPLLQDGVITPNYLTAIFHQQEKLGPYFVLAPGIAMPHARPEEGANALGLSLLKIHQGVNFHSADNDPVQVVVMLSAPDGDSHIELISQLAELFSDNQAMEALFHAKDKRQIEDIIARY, from the coding sequence GTGCTGAAAGAGTGGCTGACCGCCGATCATATACAGCTGTGCGAACGGGTGGAGGACTGGCGCCAGGCGGTAACGCTGAGTGCGCAGCCGCTGCTGCAAGACGGCGTGATCACGCCGAATTACCTGACGGCCATCTTTCATCAGCAGGAGAAGCTCGGGCCTTATTTTGTCCTGGCGCCGGGCATCGCCATGCCGCACGCCCGGCCCGAAGAGGGCGCCAACGCGTTGGGATTATCGCTGTTGAAGATCCATCAGGGGGTGAACTTTCATTCCGCGGATAACGATCCGGTTCAGGTGGTGGTGATGCTTTCGGCGCCCGACGGCGACAGCCACATCGAATTGATTTCGCAACTGGCGGAATTATTTTCAGACAATCAGGCCATGGAGGCGTTATTTCACGCCAAAGATAAACGGCAAATCGAGGATATTATCGCCCGCTATTAA
- the folX gene encoding dihydroneopterin triphosphate 2'-epimerase, translating into MSFSQPDAVIRIKNLRLRTFIGIKEEEINNRQDVLINVVIHYPADKARNSEDIADALNYRTITKAIIRHVEDNRFALLEKLTQDVLDIVKEHAWVTYAEVEIDKLLALRYADSVSMTMSYRRD; encoded by the coding sequence ATGTCTTTCAGTCAACCCGACGCCGTTATTCGCATTAAAAATCTGCGGTTGCGCACGTTCATCGGTATCAAGGAAGAAGAAATCAACAACCGACAGGACGTCCTGATTAACGTGGTGATCCACTACCCGGCGGACAAGGCGCGCAACAGCGAAGACATCGCCGACGCGCTCAACTACCGCACCATCACCAAAGCGATCATCCGCCATGTGGAAGATAACCGTTTCGCGCTGCTGGAAAAATTAACGCAGGATGTGCTCGATATCGTAAAAGAACATGCCTGGGTGACCTATGCTGAAGTGGAGATAGATAAACTTCTGGCCCTGCGCTACGCCGATTCGGTCTCCATGACCATGAGCTACCGCCGGGACTAA
- the yfcE gene encoding phosphodiesterase produces MKLMFASDIHGSLPATERVLELFAQNGADWLILLGDLLNHGPRNALPAGYQPAQVAERLNRYSDKIIAVRGNCDSEVDQMLLTFPIEAPWQQVLLQKRRLFLTHGHLYHPSALPPLSRGDVLAYGHTHLPQAERQGEIYCFNPGSVSIPKGGFPASYGMLDRGTLRVLTLDDGKVVAEVALTR; encoded by the coding sequence ATGAAGCTGATGTTCGCCTCGGATATCCACGGATCGCTGCCGGCCACCGAACGCGTGCTGGAATTGTTCGCACAAAACGGCGCTGACTGGTTGATTCTTCTGGGTGATTTGCTGAATCACGGCCCGCGCAACGCGCTGCCGGCCGGGTATCAGCCCGCTCAGGTTGCCGAACGATTGAATCGCTATAGCGACAAGATCATCGCCGTTCGCGGCAATTGCGACAGCGAGGTCGATCAGATGCTGCTGACGTTTCCCATCGAGGCGCCCTGGCAACAGGTTTTACTGCAAAAAAGACGATTGTTTTTGACCCACGGTCACCTTTATCATCCCTCGGCACTGCCGCCGTTATCCCGCGGTGACGTCCTGGCCTACGGCCATACGCATCTGCCGCAGGCGGAGCGGCAGGGTGAGATCTACTGCTTCAATCCGGGCTCGGTCAGCATCCCCAAAGGGGGCTTTCCGGCCAGCTACGGCATGTTGGATCGGGGCACTTTGCGCGTGCTGACGCTCGACGACGGCAAGGTCGTCGCGGAAGTGGCGTTAACACGCTAA
- the hisP gene encoding histidine ABC transporter ATP-binding protein HisP, which produces MSENKLAVTELHKRYGDHEVLKGVSLAANAGDVISIIGSSGSGKSTFLRCINFLEKPSEGSISLNNEDIRMVRDKDGQLKVFDKKQLQLLRTRLTMVFQHFNLWSHMTVLENVMEAPVQVLGLSKAEAHERAVRYLDKVGIDERARGKYPVHLSGGQQQRVSIARALAMEPEVLLFDEPTSALDPELVGEVLRIMQKLAEEGKTMVVVTHEMEFARHVSNHVIFLHKGLIEEQGPPAELFGNPKSPRLQQFLSGALK; this is translated from the coding sequence ATGTCTGAGAATAAATTAGCCGTCACGGAACTGCATAAACGCTATGGCGACCACGAAGTGCTGAAGGGTGTCTCGCTGGCGGCCAACGCCGGGGATGTGATCAGCATCATCGGCTCCTCCGGCTCCGGCAAAAGTACCTTTCTGCGCTGCATCAACTTCCTCGAGAAGCCGAGCGAAGGCTCGATCAGCCTGAACAACGAAGACATTCGCATGGTGCGCGACAAAGACGGCCAGCTGAAGGTGTTCGACAAGAAGCAGCTGCAGCTGCTGCGCACCCGCCTGACCATGGTGTTCCAGCATTTCAATCTGTGGAGCCACATGACGGTGCTCGAGAACGTGATGGAGGCGCCGGTGCAGGTGCTGGGGCTGAGCAAGGCCGAAGCGCATGAGCGCGCGGTTCGCTATCTGGATAAGGTGGGTATCGATGAGCGGGCGCGCGGCAAATACCCGGTGCACCTGTCGGGCGGCCAGCAGCAGCGTGTTTCTATCGCCCGCGCGTTGGCGATGGAGCCGGAAGTGCTGCTGTTTGACGAGCCGACGTCGGCGCTGGATCCCGAGCTGGTGGGCGAGGTGCTGCGTATCATGCAGAAGCTGGCGGAAGAGGGGAAAACCATGGTGGTGGTGACGCACGAAATGGAGTTTGCGCGCCACGTTTCCAACCACGTGATCTTCCTGCACAAAGGGTTGATTGAAGAGCAGGGGCCGCCGGCCGAGCTGTTCGGCAACCCCAAAAGCCCGCGCCTGCAGCAGTTCCTGTCCGGCGCGTTGAAGTAA
- a CDS encoding ABC transporter permease, translated as MIDILQQYWQSLLWSDGYRFTGVAVTLWLLIASVVMGGLLAIPMAVARVSSIRWVRFPVWLYTYVFRGTPLYVQLLVFYSGMYSLEIVRGSEFLNAFFRSGLNCTILALTLNTCAYTTEIFAGAIRSVPHGEIEAANAYGFSRFKMYRCIILPSALRTALPAYSNEVILMLHSTALAFTATVPDLLKIARDINAATYQPFYAFGIAAVLYLIISYVLISLFRKAERRWMAHVSH; from the coding sequence ATGATCGACATCCTGCAACAGTATTGGCAGTCGCTGCTGTGGAGCGACGGCTACCGCTTCACCGGCGTGGCGGTAACGCTGTGGCTGCTGATCGCCTCGGTGGTGATGGGCGGGCTGCTGGCGATCCCGATGGCGGTGGCGCGCGTCTCTTCCATCCGCTGGGTGCGTTTCCCGGTGTGGCTCTACACCTATGTGTTTCGCGGTACGCCGCTGTACGTGCAGCTGCTGGTGTTCTACTCCGGCATGTACAGCCTTGAGATCGTGCGCGGCAGCGAGTTTCTCAACGCGTTTTTCCGCAGCGGGCTCAACTGCACCATCCTGGCGCTGACGCTCAACACCTGCGCCTATACCACCGAGATCTTCGCCGGGGCCATCCGCTCGGTGCCGCACGGTGAAATCGAGGCCGCCAACGCCTACGGTTTCTCGCGCTTCAAGATGTATCGCTGCATCATTTTACCTTCGGCGCTGCGCACCGCGCTGCCGGCTTACAGCAACGAAGTGATCCTGATGCTGCACTCCACCGCGCTGGCGTTTACCGCCACCGTGCCGGATCTGCTGAAGATCGCGCGCGACATCAACGCCGCGACCTATCAGCCGTTCTACGCCTTCGGCATCGCGGCGGTGCTGTACCTGATCATCTCCTACGTGTTAATCAGCCTGTTCCGCAAGGCTGAAAGACGCTGGATGGCACACGTTAGTCACTGA
- the yfcD gene encoding NUDIX hydrolase YfcD, whose amino-acid sequence MAEQGQAADTEWVDIVDEQNEVIAQSSRQQMRAERLRHRATYIVVHDGMGKILVQRRTEIKDFYPGWLDATAGGVVQSGENVLDSARREAEEELGIAGVPFAEHGLFYFEEEQCRVWGALFSCVSHGPFALQEEEVAEVCWLTPEEITARCDEFTPDSLKALSLWLTRNNEQDYGKPLDNH is encoded by the coding sequence ATGGCGGAACAGGGTCAGGCTGCAGATACCGAATGGGTTGATATCGTCGACGAGCAAAACGAGGTGATCGCGCAATCCAGTCGTCAACAGATGCGGGCGGAGCGGCTGCGCCATCGTGCTACCTATATTGTGGTGCATGATGGGATGGGAAAAATTCTGGTGCAGCGTCGCACCGAGATCAAGGACTTCTACCCGGGCTGGTTGGACGCAACGGCGGGTGGCGTAGTGCAAAGCGGTGAAAACGTGCTGGATTCGGCGCGCCGCGAGGCGGAAGAAGAGCTGGGCATCGCCGGTGTGCCTTTCGCCGAACACGGTCTGTTCTACTTCGAAGAAGAGCAGTGCCGGGTGTGGGGCGCGCTGTTCAGCTGCGTATCGCACGGCCCGTTCGCGCTGCAGGAAGAAGAAGTGGCCGAGGTGTGCTGGCTGACGCCGGAAGAGATCACCGCGCGCTGCGACGAGTTTACCCCGGATTCGCTGAAGGCGCTGTCGCTGTGGCTGACGCGCAACAACGAACAGGATTACGGTAAGCCGCTCGACAACCACTGA
- a CDS encoding LacI family DNA-binding transcriptional regulator, which yields MSIGKKRRSTGRVTLADVAQLAGVGTMTVSRALRTPEQVSDKLREKIEAAVSELGYLPNLAASSLASASSYTIAMVVPSLSESGCAEMFAGLQKVLQPAGYHIMLAESQHHLEREEKLLETLLSYNLAAAVLLSVEHSQNARNALIAANIPVVEIGAVRADPIDMSIGIDYVAAMYQLTQTVIASGYQNIGLLCANQEQWIFQQHLQGWHKALLRNHMSPHRVINAAQPASFSTGAQQLPEFLLAWPELDALVCASDELAGGALYECQRRRIKVPDNLAVVGFGNSEFSRVCQPPLTTMTIPHRDIGIQAGQALLARLNEQPWLPAGSLPATLCRRDSC from the coding sequence ATGTCGATCGGTAAAAAACGACGCAGCACGGGCAGGGTGACGTTGGCTGACGTAGCGCAGCTGGCGGGCGTCGGCACCATGACGGTGTCGCGCGCGCTGCGCACGCCGGAGCAGGTTTCAGACAAACTGCGCGAGAAGATTGAAGCCGCGGTGAGCGAACTGGGGTATCTGCCCAACCTGGCCGCCAGTTCGCTGGCGTCGGCCTCGTCCTACACCATCGCCATGGTGGTGCCCAGCCTGTCCGAATCCGGCTGCGCCGAGATGTTCGCCGGCCTGCAGAAAGTGCTGCAGCCGGCCGGTTATCACATCATGCTGGCGGAGTCGCAGCACCATCTGGAGCGCGAAGAGAAATTGCTGGAGACCCTGCTCTCTTACAACCTGGCGGCGGCGGTGCTGCTCAGCGTCGAGCATTCGCAAAACGCCCGCAACGCGCTGATCGCAGCCAACATTCCGGTGGTGGAGATCGGCGCCGTGCGCGCCGATCCGATCGACATGAGCATCGGCATCGACTACGTGGCGGCCATGTATCAGCTGACGCAAACGGTGATCGCCAGCGGCTATCAGAACATCGGGCTGCTGTGCGCCAATCAGGAACAGTGGATCTTCCAGCAGCACCTGCAGGGCTGGCACAAGGCGCTGCTGCGCAACCATATGTCGCCGCATCGGGTGATCAACGCCGCACAGCCCGCCAGCTTCAGCACCGGCGCGCAGCAGCTGCCGGAATTCCTGCTGGCCTGGCCGGAGCTGGACGCGCTGGTGTGCGCCTCGGACGAACTGGCCGGCGGCGCGCTGTATGAATGCCAGCGGCGGCGCATCAAGGTGCCGGACAATCTGGCGGTGGTGGGGTTCGGCAACAGCGAGTTCAGCCGGGTCTGCCAACCGCCGCTGACTACCATGACCATTCCGCATCGCGACATCGGCATCCAGGCCGGCCAGGCGCTGCTGGCGCGCCTGAACGAGCAACCCTGGCTGCCGGCAGGCTCCCTGCCCGCCACGCTGTGCCGCCGCGACAGCTGCTGA